CACCATAGTGTAATTTGTCACAGATTTTACCTTGGTTTTAGTAGAATCACTGCTAGTTTCTGATTTTGATTGTGGAGTATACTTGTTATCCCatttcttcccttttcctttctagaatttcttttgatttgagtTGTTCCCTTGAGCCTTGTAACTGCTATCTCTCTTAGTCACACTTAGGCTAAAAAAAGCCTTTTCAGCTAAGCTTTCAGAGTGCATGTTTAACCTCTGCTCATATCCTTTCAATGTGCCGATCACATCCTAAACCTCAATAGAGTCAAGGTCCTTAGTTTCTTCTATAATAGATGCGATGGAATCATAGGATTTAGGCAGGCTAATATGTATCTTCTGCACTAATCTTTGGTTTGATAGTTCTTCACCAAGAGTTTTCATTTGATTCACAATGTCAGTCATCCTTGTTAAATAAGCAGATAGAGCTTCACCATCATTCATTCTAGTGTACTCAAAATCTCTCCTTAAACATTGTAGTTTGACAGATCTAACCTTTTTGTCACCACGAAATTCTTGTTGAAGAACATCCCACGCAGTCTTGGAGGTTTCAAAGTTTGAGATTCGAGGAAAGATCTCGTCAGACACTGCCCCTTGAATGATACCTAGAGCTTTTGCATCTCTGGTTTCATTAATCTTCATTGAGCTCTTCACCGACTTTTGATCTTCATCACTAGAATCATCTCCAGATTCTGCGCTTTCAATACCCTTGTCCACCAAATTCCAGAGATCATATGATTTGAATATGGTCTTCATCTTGATGGACCAAAAATCGTAGTTGGACCCGTTAAAGATAAGAGCCCTCAGATCTCCTCCATTACTCGAAGTAGCCATGCGAGACCTTGTAAGAACAAATGAGGTTTTCAAAAATTCTGGGATTGAGTTTCCCTCCTTTTTTCAGAAGTACGAAGCACACAAAACGCCCAGTCCTGAAATTGATCAGAACCTAAGCTCTGAGGCCATGATAAATTCTGAGAATGTTTTGAAGTTGATATTTTCGGGGGAATGTCAAACacacagaagaagaaaaggtttTCAGAGGAATGTCTAGAGCTCTCACAGAGAGCAAATAtagatattttttattaaaatatcagCACAACACTTTCCTTACAAGCTATATCAGCCCTTGATTCATAAAACAGAAATCTAAGCATATACTTGTCCTATGAGACTAAGCATTCTCTTAACTGTTGGTTCCTTCCTTCTCAGCCATTAGATCAAAACCAAATTTCATTTACTTCCAACATAATCTTCAGTATTAGGCGTCTCCATATTGGAGTGTGATTGTTCTGCAACAATTGGAATCAGACTTGGTTTATCAAATCTAATTTAAACTATGAGTATGAGAAGAATAAGAACTCTGTGTGTAGGGGACCCTATCATCTGTAGCCAACATGCAcaatacttttttttgtttttgttaattaaatttggaagtTTTTGTGATTTGCTACCCACCTATTGGAGGTGGGGTGCCTAGTACTCTTTAgaatgaaaagaagaaaattaaattcGCGGGGCTCGTAAAGTTTTTACCCTTTCTTTCATGCATGAAAAACCTTGTTACCATAATACCATTGAGGGTTTAAGGAATGAAAACCGAAAGCACCaccaaaaaaagagaaaggaaaaccCTAAGCTTCTAATGCTTTTAGATCAACAAGTATTTCACAAGATTTCTCGCtcgtaacattttttttttttttttaattttattttcatcacATACCCAGGCATACGTTGAGAACTTTAGCCTCCTCAATGACAATGAAGCCTGGGCTGGCTACATGACATAAATTTGTATAGACTGGAAATTTGTTTGGAATACCTCTATATTCACTATTTGCACCTCACTATATATGTGGGGTCGACCAGACTAGGTCGACTACAAGGattaaagagaaagagaaagtttAGTGCTAATTTCCTGTTTAACTCTTTGCCCAGTTCCATAAAGTTCTTCACCAACCATACGATGTCTGGAAATAATCTTCTTTTCCTCATAATTCTCAACACTTTGACTCAGACCCAACTCCAGTTGTGGCATCCACTCTTTGTACTTCGatattttttcttcatttaacTGTAACGAAATTCAGGTAGTAATTAAGATGAATAAGAAATAACTTGTATATGTCCGTAGACTAATCTGCAGACTGTAAAGCATACCTCAAACCCAAATGGCGGCTCGAATTCAGTTTTGTAGCAACTGGAATTGGTGATAGAATTGTGTGAGTTTGATGGAAACTGCCTTGTGTTTCTGCTCTCTCCAAGGTTCCAGTTTGGTGGCCTTATATTGTGGGATTCCCTTATCAACCTCGGTGTGGTGTGCATATGATGCATTAGATGGTCAGATTGGGAGCCATTACAATCATCTGACCAACTGATTTTGGCAGCAGGTATTCTTTTAGCCCTCCATTGTTGTTGGTTAATCGTTTCTGATGGAGGCCACCTCTTGTCCTCCAGAAACCGGCTAGGGTTTATTGGTACAGTTTGCAAGATTTTACCCATAGAATTGTTGGAGTTGTTGCCATGTACAAGTTCTTTGTTTAGTAGAGAACTTGACCTAATTATAACAACAATAGAAGCGTGATGTTAGTGCCTATGGCTAGATCAAAGAGAAGAATAGTTACACTACAAGAATACATACATCACTACGACATGAGGTGGCTAAAGTCACTATCAATGCCTAATGATCGTTACCGGGCATGTTTATTATAAGTAGCTAACGGCTTTAGCTACCTCATTCTGTGCCAACAATGTCCGTGACAGTTGATCTTGATTTCTTGTAGTGTTAGTGTGTAATGTATATATACCTTGAGACAGCTTTAAAATCTGGCTGTGGTTGGCTCTGACAGTCGTGTGGATTTGTTGTTACAACAATGCCACCGTTGTCCATTCCAAAGTATACATGTCGACAAGGCTGGTTGATTGTTTGGTGCACCATGCAAGATATGTTATCCCTTCCGCGCTTGGATTCGTGTTTTTCAGATAATACTGCATAAAAAATAGGAGTTGCATGGATGAATAAATTGTTTCACTTTCCTTTCCATGAACAATACTTATCACATATGAACATAATGACTTTTATAAAGGACTATTTCCtgaaatttttgtttgataATTTGGACAGTTATTTAAGATATTATTTTGAACATAAAAGTTGTTAAATAACATAATCTAGCTAATGTTATACCAAACAGCACAAAGATGATATTAGATCAATCTTTACCTTGGCCATTCCCGTCAAGCTTCTTACTTCTATACATCTGACAATTGGAAAATGCATGATTGGGAGGAATTAGAttggaaaaaaagagaaaattaattCTATCAGAATCTGATTTAATTATAAGGATACGATTATTTTGACAAAAGAATTATTTCCGAACCTGCAAGTGACTCTTtacatgagaaatgctaagtcCTCTCACATTCATTAGCTGAAGAATTAACTTGGGAGTTGCTCCTGCATCGATAAGAAAACAACAGAAACATTATTAATGTAAAGAGGACGTAATTAAAACAAGTAATAACAATACTTTAACTTGATCTTAATGTTCCCATATAGTACAtggtatttatttttaagtattaaAAACGATTTCAAGTTTGAATCCCTCCTCTCGATGAAAATCTATCTACTTATAAACCTTAATTACTATTGATCAAGAGCGCATATTTAGGGCAAGAAATTACTGTTCATCTTGATGTAAAAGGAcgtacatgtatatatatgtatgtatctaGCTAGAAACTTACTATCTTGGCCACCCAGTCGTTCAACAGCATGCACAAAAGAAAGATGGAGTTGAGGAGTCCACCGTAGACGAGGCATTTTTGATCTCACATATTGCCTTACTTTAACCCTCCGCCTTTCATTTCCCTCACTATCATTATATGCAGCATTATTCCCTTTGCCTCTTTCTTCACTGTCACTACTTGCTTCTTCATTCAAATCGAAGGATGAGCATTTCTGGGATGATCCCACTGATCCGTTTTCTACTTGTTCCTCGCTGATCTCGTTACTCTTCTCAACTTCCTGATCACCAAATTCTAGCTCATCCATTATTGCTATCTAGCTGCTTAGTTCCCTAGAATGATTAGTTTCCTCTTTATCAGCTAGGTCCGTGCGTTGCTGAAAATTAACACCACCAACCAGGATTTAAATTACAGTggatttcaaaagaaaagaaaagggaaactATTGTTAATTGGTAGTTTAGCAGTATTTTTTTCTGCCACAGTGAGATACAACTACTGATATATTCCCAACTCTTCTGGTTGTACTATATGTTGCCATCTTGCAAACTTATTTGGTAAGATGGGAATAGAGAGAATAACGTTTTTCAAGCATAACTTAAACAGCAACGTACCCTAAGTGGTGGAcatgattaagaaaataaagatgGAAGTTATTAGTAATCATCAACATGTTGACATGAGTTCAGCTATTATCTGCCCATCTGGAATCAATTAACaaacaagaaagaaattaaaGCTTTACCTCTTAATTATGTTCTAATATTTAATGAATCCCCCATTTCATAATATCCATACAAAAAATGGGGTTTTATTATGATTAATCCTTGGGagatagagacagagagagatctTAAATACTAGCAGTAGATCGACAATTATATTTTACCGGAAAAGAATGTTTCTTGCAAATAATGATCCTATGGAGGTATAGTATATATCTATCCGGTGAAAATAAGCTGATGACAATCAACTTGTGCGATTAATTAAAGGTTAGTTCTCAAAGAAAACATGCTGTTTGTCATCCCCATAAACTAGGGATCCAGAGACTATGAtcgaaaaaagaagaaaaataagagaataATAGAGACAAATGAATCACGAATCGCAATCAAGTAATGTCTTCTTGAGTGACTATACCCATCAATATATCAGTACTTTGAAAAATTTGGAATCGATGAGAATTTAAAGGAGAAAGCAATCAAGTATACTAGGTTAGGTAAGGAGTACTTTGTAAATCAGTTTCTTTCCCCCAAAATATAAACACCATATTGATGGTGAGAGTAGTACTTGCCTCAATCCTTCTTCCAAGTACTCAAACATTTTCCTATAACCGAGATGCCGTGAGAGAGGGGATCGAAGGAGATGCAAAAGTGTTTCTTAGTTGCTTCTGAGAAGTTTTTGTTTGGTTCCAAAGAATCCAAACCATGGAATTAAAGTCATCCAAACGTAGATATTCCAAGACTTTCATGGCATAAGAAAGTTAATACCTAATACTCACATTATGGATACAGATCATGCCAGTGCTGCAACTTCCGTGGAATATTGTTGGAAATCATGTGAGCCCTCTtctacctttttcttttttgcctcTCGATCTCctttttccagttttcacaCTTGTGTCCTTTTaatatccctctctctctccaagctgtgtgtttgtgtgtgtgtgtgtgtctttctctctctagctctctCATACACGCACAAAATGCTCGTGCTTATCTTAATTGTCTTGTACTTGACCCGGAGGAGACACCTCTCTAATCTATCGGTTTATaaatgaatcaaaattttgttttgttcagcAAGTTTCATCTTGGTTAATGGAATCAACTAATTATTGATTGTTTAAGAAAGAGTGGGACCTCTATATGTCATCACTCTCCATTTTCTTTCCCACCTAAAATTGGACTTTTTCCCAATATCAACAAGCACCTGTTTTCCTGTGTCGTTCGTCCCTAGGTTTTTCGATTTCCTTTCATTATTATTGAGTTGGTAAGGTTGGTCCATATAAACACTGGAATTTTGTGGGGGCCACATGCATGGTGAGTGAGAATTCTTGAGATTGAATATTGGTCAATTTTGGTGGGACTTCATGCGCCTAATTAATCAAAGCTAAAACAAATGGCAGGCATCGGTCAATACTCCTTCCTGCAACCTAATTTCCAATTGTGCATATTGATTTCACACTGGTTAATCAAAGAAAGTTGAGAGGCAATACGAAGAGTAACTCATCTCTGAATAAgtttatgcaaagtttttaataTGAAATATGTACTATCAACATGTCACATTTTGCGTGAGTTTGTTTAAGTCTAACACGAAAATAACACATATGAGGAGACATGGGAGCAAGTGAACTGTTGACTCAACACATGGATAACATGCCCAGAtgccatgaaaaaaaattgaaattctaatataaatctaattgacaatatgagaaGTAACCCACTTCTTTACAACATAACAAAATCCCTTAGTACCTCaacttgaaattaaacattaataTATCGTACATATATGCATGCACATCTGCAGACAAACTAAATATACTTTTAACCAAAATGAATGAATATTCTAGAAGTTGAAAAAATGACTTCAAATTGTACGTATATATTACTATAAAACTAAGAACATGAAAGAATATATCACTGGTATGATGACTTCAAATTGTACGTATATATTACTATAAAACTAAGAACATGAAAGAATATATCACTGGTATGATGTATGTCTTTGCATTAGTAAAGAGAAATGAATCGCCTTAGGGGCATCATCTAGTCAAAACAATTTGGCATTACTTGAACGGAAGATAATGAAGCATAATTTCATGGATGCTGATATCAAGGGAAAGggggttaattaattatcacCTACCTATTTGACTAATTGCACTTGCCCTTATAAGAAATATCTGTTAGTGGAAGAAGCTAGTCTCACTACTAACTCTGTTGACTAATTATATTACCCTATAGCTAAAAGCCATTTCTGTTGTCTTCTAGTAGAGGTTAAAAGTCACATTTGTCACTATTTCATGATACAAAATAATGCTTACAGCACGCTCCAATTGGCAAAAAAGCTAATTGTTTAAACAGATATGATGTAATTTTAATTTACATACATCAATTTCATTTTCCCTACCATCCAAAGTAGTTTACTTTCCGAGGCGTGCAGATGGAAAGTTGGACTGTTGTGTGACAAAGAGGAATATCATCTCAAGGAATTGGTTAATTTGACTGTTTAACCAAACAGAATTTGGGTCAAGTTAGCTAATCAATCGATTAAAATGTATTTAATCGAATAAAACAAACCAGTCATCTGTTTCTGAATTAACTTAATGGGATGGTCGTCCAGTCCGATTTTCAACACTAGGAAAAATaaatggagttttaacgaaaaactcacagtactgtttattttaacgaaaaatcacatttttatactaaaaagttaatcatggtactattcattttaccctttattttgtctttatcattaaaactcaaagttttcaagccattttcattagttttcctaaaaataaaGGGAATTTTAACTAAACACtattggtactgttcacttttaacgaaaaatcacattttaactttttcttgatactattcacaacacatttatttatcatttttcattaaaactaaaactttttttttaacttttcgttagtttaaAAGCATGCGCTCTCTTGTCTTCACGTATGCATGGCATGTTgacaatttcaatttcttttaatctTTAGAAAAGAATCtttcaattaatttaatttatctacTATATTCCAACACAATAGAGACGTGCAACGGACCTAGCTAATTATGCTAGTATCACTGCAATTAAAAATAGCTAATGggtcttatttttaattaaaccaGAAAGGAGAATCATGTCTGGTTATACTATTTTAAGTTTTAGTGGGGGTTTAATATGGGAAAGATATCCTCTCCGGATTCCTTCCACCAAATTCACTCAATTAATCAATTtgaacctttgaaatttgattcaacagctaCAAATAGGGAGCtcatttaaaagttataataattttaaccattggattaaatttcaaaaatatgaaTTAAGTGATTAGATAGATTTGGTTGAAGGGATCCGAAGTTttcctttaatattttttaatgtatgCCCGGTGATTAATTAGATTGTTTCTTATGATTGTTTGAAGATCGATGTCTCGTTTCAAAACTTTATTTATGGATATGGGAATGGACCATTGACTGGAGAATAAGTGAAAACTGGCTGACCAAAATAATACTGTTTTCATGCAAATGCCTTTTTCTCACCGTTTCCATTAATTTAAGAGGAATTTCTACGTAACTTTGTTCAACGACGTGCAAATTAAAGAAACCATTTTTCTCATACATGTGGTTGGACCCACATGTGGCATTCCATTAATTGATTAGCTATGTGTTCACACAAATTTGATGCAACTTTGTCTGGTGATTGGATAGTCAGAATATAATTACTGTAGTCTAAATGAATAAAGTTTTGAAGGTGATCGATGTCATGCGGTGCATCAAATCACTTGTGTTATAATATGTATATTGATGAGAAATGATttatgaaagtttttttttttttttttatatatttctgtttatttatatactttgatttttatatttgatttattcaatttaatagCTAGAAATAAACATGAGTGTGCATGAGGAAAAAATAAGTATAGAATAAAttctctattttatttattatactaGATATGTCTTAAATCATAAATTTGTTGTACATtcatatattataacacgtaaatTAATAACAACATATAAAGATGTTACAAACATAACCAAAATCTTATGAAGGGGCCGCATACTACAAGCTAAAAGGACATACATCTTGCCCTAAATGGCATCATATATGCAATGTGAAAACAAGTCCTATTTCTGAAGCtatttagtactacagtttcatagtattcctctttatttgtaaataaGAATAAATTTTTCAGTGGCAAGACAATCCAGTACACCAAGTGCCATAATACAAGTGGTCAAAATTTTTTTGCAAGCATTCaactacttgtattatgacactttgTGTACTGAACTGTGTTTccgacacattaaaaaaatctctTATGAGAAGAAAGtcttaaatttgaatttcgAGTATAATGATTTAATTTACAGCCAATTATTGCCTCAtacccttaatgtaaatatatctttatataaaataaaaaaattcgtATACCTGTTTATATCTCGTTTAATTGTTGCAAGGCCGTTTGTAAAGGCTGTTATTGAGCAATAATATCTGATTCCGAGTTAATTCTTGTAATACATGATGACATTTGACAGCCTTAATGTAGCTGACCACCTGACATACAGCTTCATCAACTTCATAAATCGGATAAAAATTCGGATCCGGTTTCTCTTCCCTTCCATTCCAAACACTTCATTTCCCTTCTATTTTGTATAGtcacgattaagtcacgtcaatattttatattgaatttttttttttatagagataataagacaaaaaataatattgatATAAAATGTTGCCATAATTTAAATGTGATTGTACAAATAGAAGGAGATAGAAGTGTATGGAACTGCAGACAAGGCAAGTCCTAAGAATTCTATCAAGATGGTGCCTTTCTTGTCGTCGTACGTAGATATATCAAAGTTCAATGGactgggatttggatcctctccaaaGCTCAAGGAGAGGTCCTTTTATCCAACATacgtggaccgttggattttcatacaacaattataattattataattttaaagaaatcttctagtttataaccgttgaataaAAATCTAACGATCCACATATGTTGGTAAGGAGAATCCTCTCTTTGGGCTTAGgaaaggatccaaatccaatgGACTGATATGAAGAATCTAACTGTGTAGATCTATGAACTATTGGCACAAGAACCGCTGCCAACATGGGTCATGATCAGagagtgagaaagagagaggtgaCATTCTGACAGACATGTGGGAAACAACTTTGTGTTTCCCttcggttttctttttcttcctttataatttaCCACTATTTATATCTGGAAATTCTGGATAGTTGTCAATAGTCCAGACTGTGGTAGATTGTCACAACTGCCCCCCacttgtgaaatttttttaggcTTTCTTTGCTctttgtttctggtttcttaATGAATAATCATTGGCTCTGCAAAGAGAACCAAAAGAAACTATCATACGTAGTGAGATTACTAACAACCACGTACTAAATACTCTAAATTATGACAgatatgatgaaattgaggttccaccataaaaccaattggctatatggggagtagcccaagaccatataagcacatagcaaaccttgtccctcaccaatgtgggacaactctcaacacgcccccgcacgtgtggcggattttcaagcctacacgtggacaacaactgggtgacgtggagcgtgtgtggccgtttggcttcacacaaggacaacccgctctgataccatgatgaaattgaggttccaccataaaaccaattggctatatggggagtagcccaagaccatataagcacatcTTATATATCTACTACAAAAAGGACAGTTAGatgttttatatacatcttacacacacacacacacaataaacTAAAAACAGGCGTGCTTGCTGCCCATGCTGTCAAGGAATATTGCAGCCAGTGCAGTATTCCTTCTGTCCAGGTTACTGCCCTCCCTGCTGTCCATGAGTCAGCAATCACATGTCCACTATAGTTGTAATGATGGCAGGCACTTTAGAGTTTAAACATGAGCTGGATGACTTGGTCTAACAGCCCCCCGCAAGCTGACAGGCCGAGAAACAACTGGAAGCTTGGACACCAAAAGCTTGAAACGCGAGGAGGACAAGCCCTTTGTAAACATATCAGCGAGTTGATCTTGAGAACAAATAAAATGTATCAGAAGCTGCTTTCGAACCACCTTCTCACGGACATAGTGATAATCGACCTCTAAGTGTTTTGTCCGTGAATGAAATACTGGATTGGAAGCTAAGGCTATGGAAGAGACATTATCGCACCATatgtggggaagaagaagatgcagatGAAGGTCTTTGAATAGTGACCTGAACCAAGATAGCTCAGCAGCCGTGTAGGCTAATTGCCTATATTCAGCTTCTGTACTTGACCGAGAGACAGTCTTCTGTTTCTTTGAGCTCCAAGACACCAGATTGGACcccaaataaatacaaaaacctCCTGTAGAGTGACGGGTATCAGGATTGCCCGCATAGTCGGCATCAGAAAAAGCATGCAGTTGCATATCTCCAGGTTTATAGACAAGACCATGATCATACGTGGCCTTTAAATATCGCAGGATACGTTTCACTGCCATCCAATGAGTGTCCTTGGGGGAGTGCATAAATTGGCACACCTGGTTAACAGCATATGAGAGATCCGGTCTCGTGATGGTTAAATATTGCAACGCACCAACGACACTACGATATTGCTCAGGATGTTTGTAGGGTTCACCAACATAAGCACTCAATTTTTTGCCTGTAGAAACTGGAGTGGAAATTGGCTTGGCATCTTTAAACTTCGTTCGCTCAAGCAAGTCCAGAGCATACTTGGATTGAGTCAAATGCAGGTTGTGACCAACGTAAGTGGCTTCAACGCCCAAGAAATAACTAAGGGGACCCAAGTCTTTCATGGAAAACAAGGTGCTAAGCTTCGTGATCAACCATGCCATTTGAGTAGTGTTGTTTCCTGTGAGCaatatgtcatccacataaataagcaaaatcaaataaactcCTCTTTGATTAAAAACAAACAAGGAGTAGTCACACATGGATTCTTGGAACCCTAACTGAAGGAGAAACTCAGAAAATCGTTGAAACCAGGCCCTAGgcgcctgttttaaaccatataaaCTACGTTGTAGTTTACAAACATAGTTAGGATACTGGTTATCAACAAAACCTGGTGGTTGCTTCATGTACACATCCTCATTCAAATACCCATGCAAAAATGCATTCTGAACGTCCAATTGTCGAACGTGCCACCTCCGTGAAACTGCCAGACTCAACACAAGTCTAATGGTACTATGCTTGACAACTGGACTAAAGGTCTCCGTATAGTCGATCCCGGATTGTTGATGAAAGCCATTAGCCACAAGCCTAGCCTTATGGCGCTCAATCGAGCCATCTGCACGTCGTTTAATcttgaaaacccacttgtttGGCAATAAGTTC
This genomic stretch from Pyrus communis chromosome 2, drPyrComm1.1, whole genome shotgun sequence harbors:
- the LOC137723093 gene encoding uncharacterized protein; this encodes MATSSNGGDLRALIFNGSNYDFWSIKMKTIFKSYDLWNLVDKGIESAESGDDSSDEDQKSVKSSMKINETRDAKALGIIQGAVSDEIFPRISNFETSKTAWDVLQQEFRGDKKVRSVKLQCLRRDFEYTRMNDGEALSAYLTRMTDIVNQMKTLGEELSNQRLVQKIHISLPKSYDSIASIIEETKDLDSIEV
- the LOC137726827 gene encoding myb-related protein 1-like; the protein is MDELEFGDQEVEKSNEISEEQVENGSVGSSQKCSSFDLNEEASSDSEERGKGNNAAYNDSEGNERRRVKVRQYVRSKMPRLRWTPQLHLSFVHAVERLGGQDRATPKLILQLMNVRGLSISHVKSHLQMYRSKKLDGNGQVLSEKHESKRGRDNISCMVHQTINQPCRHVYFGMDNGGIVVTTNPHDCQSQPQPDFKAVSRSSSLLNKELVHGNNSNNSMGKILQTVPINPSRFLEDKRWPPSETINQQQWRAKRIPAAKISWSDDCNGSQSDHLMHHMHTTPRLIRESHNIRPPNWNLGESRNTRQFPSNSHNSITNSSCYKTEFEPPFGFELNEEKISKYKEWMPQLELGLSQSVENYEEKKIISRHRMVGEELYGTGQRVKQEISTKLSLSL